In one Nicotiana tomentosiformis chromosome 6, ASM39032v3, whole genome shotgun sequence genomic region, the following are encoded:
- the LOC104112367 gene encoding uncharacterized protein, with the protein MGHKVWWPKEMRSYPSKRNPDLWCEFHNDHGHRTTDCRLLQGEVEHLLKQGYLTDMFSEKGRQSYMKNRQEPPKPPSPKRTVNVITRGDEVNGVTYRAEKKTSKVTVTHGKRVRQVLDGDSITFDNEDAYGLMIPHNDALVISLLVHDTNVKRVLIDPGEVVLTTFVEGIVKNTKFQVIDADMAYNIILGRPWIHDMNVVPSTLHQVIKFPSQWGICLIHGDQQASRSINSVVIASTVANDADAK; encoded by the exons ATGGGGCATAAGGTGTGGTGGCCTAAAGAAATGAGATCATATCCAAGCAAACGAAATCCAGATTTATGGTGCGAATTTCATAACGATCATGGCCATAGAACAACAGATTGTAGGCTTCTACAAGGAGAGGTCGAGCATTTATTGAAGCAAGGATATCTTACTGATATGTTTAGTGAGAAAGGAAGACAATCATATATGAAGAATAGACAAGAGCCCCCAAAACCTCCATCACCAAAAAGAACAGTCAACGTAATAACTAGGGGAGATGAGGTCAATGGAGTAACATACAGAGCCGAAAAAAAGACATCAAAAGTCACAGTCACTCATGGAAAGCGAGTTCGCCAAGTCTTGGATGGCGACAGTATAACATTTGATAATGAGGATGCATACGGCTTGATGAttcctcataacgatgcactagtaatatctttacttgtacaTGATACTAACGTAAAgcgagttttgattgatccag GGGAAGTTGTACTTACCACATTTGTAGAAGGGATTGTCAAGAATACAAAGTTCCAGGTGATTGATGCAGACATGGCCTATAATATAATTCTGGGAAGACCGTGgattcatgatatgaacgttgtTCCTTCCACATTGCATCAAGTTATCAAATTTCCTTCACAGTGGGGAATCTGCCTAATCCATGGAGATCAGCAAGCTTCAAGAAGTATCAACTCAGTGGTGATCGCAAGCACGGTGGCCAATGATGCAGATGCGAAATAG